From Lacerta agilis isolate rLacAgi1 chromosome Z, rLacAgi1.pri, whole genome shotgun sequence, the proteins below share one genomic window:
- the CENPI gene encoding LOW QUALITY PROTEIN: centromere protein I (The sequence of the model RefSeq protein was modified relative to this genomic sequence to represent the inferred CDS: deleted 1 base in 1 codon) encodes KGSASQKNRALQVPLKTVEKIAQERGLAPEEIHNLLNIALSGKLGTVISTRLLKNLIPISVITEDSVISAVSWLCACKCSSDIQVLILKWLIVMYDFIDQKENINAVYGFFFNFLQYDKLLPFACHVLCLLTRIENVKPFRVRKLLDLHDRMGSQCSLQTLLWKYKSFAPEMVTITLPTKTKVRMLSNEICAVLCCAVEICAGRLAEYDIMPFRTFSHPWKTAIDNIKQRIHGTPSASQLTLKYMEYPQSQKRARNTKLIPPVCSSNAGSLAESKKHKFVSLEQLQTFPQLLQNIQYLEPPAQIGSVIVNPLLLHYFSLKDKSVPRRMHYWMAYTLKEGCPWYKMMNQEDELNFKVFLEEVFKAECFLQMGFLACEEFLWKSLRFWDGCCCQSQVLQLVRWISPSSFSEMKTYLYRPLLKLFSTSSLCFKYEVLESLRELLLNMLNCHMQADMATESNVDVLNTTQFDPESSLEELIHFVNRLSTVGLCLENNSTLLMNVILDFYETVSDIYVKYRLPLVVLLPSGVFYPALLSMSSATLDQLCYIMYRYRINLLAAKRSHNTEKFKLIYETCQEYNQKLSTIAGYLWTSQAFQKSPCLQGIQLDPEVLEMTRVKDHRKGFNVVFHPALMGYAVLFLKKMQPEDTTLNFKVIRGERRRWYQEFLYSQELQGLKLFIESSISQVPQRKQGINGNNSYILF; translated from the exons aaaggtaGTGCCTCACAAAAGAATAGAGCTTTGCAGGTTCCTTTGAAGACTGTGGAAAAGATAGCACAAGAGAGAGGCTTGGCACCAGAAGAAATTCATAACTTGCTGAACATCGCACTCAGTGGCAAGcttg GTACAGTGATAAGCACTAGGCTACTGAAGAATCTGATTCCCATTTCCGTAATAACAGAGGATTCTGTTATTTCAGCTGTGTCTTGGCTCTGTGCTTGCAAGTGCTCTAGTGACATTCAG GTGCTCATTCTAAAATGGCTAATTGTAATGTATGACTTCATTGATCAGAAGGAAAATATTAATGCTGTCTATGGTTTCTTCTTCAACTTCTTACAATATGACAAATTG CTCCCCTTTGCCTGTCATGTGCTGTGTTTGCTGACCAGAATAGAGAATG TGAAACCTTTCCGTGTGAGGAAACTTCTAGATTTACACGACAGGATG GGATCACAATGTTCTCTGCAGACTCTGCTATGGAAGTACAAGAGCTTTGCTCCTGAAATGGTAACAATAACTTTGCCTACAAAAACAAAGGTGAGGATGCTTTCAAATGAgatctgtgctgtgctgtgctgtgcagtTGAGATTTGCGCTGGGAGACTAG CTGAATATGATATT ATGCCATTTAGGACTTTTTCACACCCGTGGAAAACAGCAATTGACAACATAAAACAGAGAATTCATGGAACACCATCTGCATCCCAGCTAACTTTAAAATACATGGAGTACCCACAATCTCAGAAGAGG GCAAGGAATACAAAGTTGATTCCGCCTGTATGCAGCTCCAATGCAGGAAGCTTAGCTGAGAGTAAAAAGCATAAATTCGTTTCGTTGGAACAGCTGCAGACCTTCCCCCAacttctgcagaacattcaataTTTAGAG CCTCCAGCCCAAATAGGCTCGGTGATAGTCAATCCTCTGTTGCTCCACTACTTCAGTCTCAAAGATAAATCAGTCCCTAGGAGGATGCATTACTGGATGGCTTATACATTAAAAGAAG GATGCCCTTGGTATAAGATGATGAACCAGGAAGATGAATTGAACTTCAAAGTCTTCTTAGAAGAAGTCTTCAAAGCAGAGTGTTTCTTGCAG ATGGGTTTCTTGGCCTGCGAAGAATTTTTGTGGAAGAGTCTGCGCTTCTGGGATGGCTGCTGCTGTCAGTCACAGGTCCTGCAGCTGGTGAGAtggatctctcccagcagcttctcaG aaATGAAGACTTATCTCTACCGGCCATTGTTGAAGCTTTTTTCCACATCATCTCTTTGTTTTAAG TATGAAGTTCTTGAAAGCCTAAGGGAACTGTTACTGAACATGCTGAATTGCCACATGCAAGCAGACATGGCAACAGAATCAAATGTTGATGTGTT GAACACCACCCAATTTGACCCGGAAAGCTCCTTGGAAGAGCTCATTCACTTTGTAAACAGGCTCTCAACTGTTGGCCTGTGCTTGGAGAACAACTCTACTTTGTTAATGAATGTTATCCTGGATTTCTATGAGACG GTGTCTGATATATATGTAAAGTACAGGCTCCCCTTGGTTGTGCTGCTTCCTTCTGGAGTCTTCTATCCAGCACTTCTCAGCATGAGTTCTGCCACACTTGACCAACTCTGCTACATTATGTACAG GTATCGAATCAACCTGTTGGCTGCAAAACGAAGCCACAACACTGAAAAG TTCAAGCTCATATACGAGACTTGCCAGGAATACAACCAAAAGCTATCAACCATAGCTGGGTATCTGTGGACCTCACAAGCATTCCAGAAGTCCCCCTGCCTTCAGGGGATTCAGCTGGACCCAGAAGTGCTGGAAATGACAAGGGTGAAGGACCACAGGAAAGGCTTCAATGTAGTTTTCCACCCTGCGCTGATGGGATATGCTGTGCTCTTCTTGAAGAAG